A region of Mycoplasmopsis bovirhinis DNA encodes the following proteins:
- a CDS encoding YlxR family protein yields the protein MKTDKILTRKCIASMQIIPVKYLVRFDYQKQNNTLTIDQFKTKKGRGAYFLPTIENWAIIKKKRALNRSLRANITLEQYENLEAQLKELIWAKNKPE from the coding sequence ATGAAAACTGATAAGATTTTAACTCGTAAATGCATTGCTTCAATGCAAATTATTCCAGTAAAATATTTAGTACGTTTTGACTATCAAAAACAAAATAATACACTTACAATTGATCAATTTAAAACTAAAAAAGGTCGAGGCGCTTATTTTTTACCTACCATTGAAAATTGAGCTATAATTAAAAAAAAACGTGCTTTAAATCGTTCGTTGCGTGCTAATATAACTTTAGAGCAATACGAAAACCTCGAAGCGCAATTAAAGGAGCTAATATGAGCAAAAAACAAACCAGAATAA
- a CDS encoding MAG1430 family protein has translation MAKLTNKIILGSATLFVLAGWTPALVSKVKLTALFKQETFDDKVNALKAELSQFSLATGNFDVKDEYASKYANNPTYIKSSLNTPKGESNFWKNQLLFSSLLNNKDLNQNKIFGLNHPKGHLLNIYQDKYNISFYSYASDLTGTLYLRVIFNPKKSTYLNTQVDYIYKLEGFKKYDETSYSEGMFIKDVNFVENLLTNYPTLDEFEQAYNQASDDATKTAFYNKVFNYYGASDSSAIIPSSITLSFDKENNTVIFHSRLRAVINDANLDNLNNITTQDTNISGSFRIKYPVPKVKQANSETSNSQDQANNKRSG, from the coding sequence ATGGCAAAACTAACTAATAAAATAATTTTAGGATCAGCAACTTTATTTGTCTTAGCTGGATGAACACCAGCTTTAGTTAGTAAAGTTAAACTAACTGCACTTTTTAAACAAGAAACTTTTGATGATAAAGTTAATGCTTTAAAAGCAGAATTATCACAATTTAGCTTAGCAACAGGTAATTTTGATGTAAAAGATGAATATGCAAGTAAGTATGCTAATAACCCTACTTACATAAAATCATCACTAAATACTCCTAAAGGAGAATCAAATTTTTGAAAAAACCAATTATTATTTAGTTCACTTTTAAATAATAAAGATTTAAACCAAAATAAGATTTTTGGTTTAAATCATCCTAAGGGTCATTTATTAAACATCTATCAAGATAAATATAACATTAGCTTTTATTCATATGCAAGTGACTTAACTGGTACTTTGTATTTAAGAGTAATTTTTAACCCCAAAAAAAGCACATACTTAAATACTCAAGTTGACTATATTTATAAACTAGAAGGTTTTAAAAAATATGATGAAACATCTTATAGTGAAGGAATGTTTATTAAAGATGTTAATTTTGTAGAAAACTTATTAACCAATTATCCAACTTTAGATGAATTTGAGCAAGCCTATAATCAAGCAAGTGATGATGCAACTAAAACTGCTTTTTATAATAAGGTATTTAATTATTATGGTGCATCTGATAGTTCAGCAATTATCCCTTCATCTATTACTCTTAGTTTTGATAAAGAAAACAACACCGTTATTTTCCATTCAAGACTAAGAGCTGTTATTAATGATGCTAATTTAGATAATTTAAATAATATTACTACACAAGATACAAATATTAGTGGGAGTTTTAGAATAAAATATCCTGTGCCTAAAGTTAAACAAGCAAATTCCGAAACTTCAAATTCACAAGACCAAGCTAATAATAAAAGAAGTGGATAG
- the infB gene encoding translation initiation factor IF-2: protein MSKKQTRISNISEIKEQLQNTKTELKDGVFVFTGKMSITDFAKVTKISANDIIKKFFLKGKMYNLNQILDEEEIAELCIDNGFDFQKETNVDGTNFLDEVMFQDQEADLEKRYPIITVMGHVDHGKTTLIDKIRNSNIVSTELSGITQHTGAYQINYKNSKITFLDTPGHEAFTKMRARGAKVTDIIILVVAADDGVMHQTKEAIIHAKAANVPIIVFVNKMDKPNKDLDRLKGELAQAEVVIEEYGGDTQIVYGSAINGHGITDLFDAIMLLADLLDLKANPSRYPIGTIIESRIDKGAGVVSTIIVENGTLMKGDFIVAGSKYGRIRTLSDAQGEKLDKVLPGSPAIITGLNYAPDAGDKFVGFNNEKFAKKLANEKAFADKMNLLHDKSISAANTDGKKVINILIKSDVHGTAEALKGQLNALENEDAIIKIISASAGNVNGNDILLAQASNAIIFVFNLKTPAAIKQNAAAQGISLIEHNVIYKIIEDCQSLLDGQKAPIYEERKIAQAHIIKVFYYSKVGKIAGCLVDSGAVKANSKVKVYRKGILIHDGVIESLRRELNDVKEVIKGKDFGTHIKNFDDIAEDDVLEFFEDVRIN, encoded by the coding sequence ATGAGCAAAAAACAAACCAGAATAAGTAACATTAGCGAAATAAAAGAACAATTACAAAATACTAAAACAGAACTAAAAGACGGAGTTTTTGTCTTTACCGGAAAAATGTCAATCACTGATTTTGCTAAAGTAACTAAAATTAGTGCTAATGATATTATCAAAAAATTCTTCTTAAAAGGTAAAATGTATAATTTAAACCAAATTTTAGATGAAGAAGAAATTGCTGAATTATGCATTGACAATGGTTTTGATTTTCAAAAAGAAACAAATGTTGATGGAACTAACTTTTTAGATGAAGTAATGTTTCAAGATCAAGAAGCTGATCTTGAAAAAAGATACCCGATTATTACCGTTATGGGACACGTTGACCACGGTAAAACTACCTTAATTGATAAAATTAGAAATTCTAATATTGTTTCTACTGAATTAAGTGGTATTACACAACATACTGGAGCTTACCAAATTAACTACAAAAACAGTAAAATTACTTTCTTAGATACACCAGGTCACGAAGCTTTTACTAAGATGAGAGCTCGTGGTGCTAAAGTAACAGATATTATTATTTTGGTTGTTGCCGCAGACGATGGAGTAATGCACCAAACCAAAGAAGCAATTATCCATGCTAAAGCGGCTAATGTTCCAATTATTGTTTTTGTTAACAAAATGGATAAACCTAACAAAGATTTAGATCGTCTTAAAGGAGAACTAGCTCAAGCTGAAGTAGTAATTGAAGAATATGGTGGTGATACTCAAATAGTTTATGGATCAGCAATTAATGGCCATGGAATTACAGATTTATTTGATGCCATTATGCTGCTAGCTGATTTATTAGATTTAAAAGCTAATCCAAGTCGTTATCCAATTGGGACAATTATTGAATCACGTATTGACAAAGGAGCTGGTGTTGTTTCAACAATTATTGTTGAAAATGGAACATTAATGAAAGGTGATTTTATTGTTGCTGGTTCAAAATATGGAAGAATTAGGACTTTATCTGATGCTCAAGGCGAGAAATTAGATAAAGTTCTTCCCGGTTCGCCAGCTATCATCACTGGACTTAACTACGCACCAGATGCAGGAGATAAGTTTGTTGGATTTAACAATGAAAAATTTGCTAAGAAATTAGCTAACGAAAAAGCTTTTGCTGATAAAATGAATTTATTACATGATAAATCAATTTCAGCAGCAAATACTGATGGAAAAAAAGTTATTAACATTTTAATTAAAAGTGACGTACATGGAACAGCAGAAGCTTTAAAAGGTCAATTAAATGCTTTAGAAAATGAAGACGCCATTATAAAAATTATTTCAGCAAGTGCTGGAAATGTTAATGGTAATGATATTTTACTTGCACAAGCTTCAAATGCTATTATCTTTGTCTTCAACTTAAAAACACCAGCTGCAATTAAACAAAATGCTGCTGCACAAGGCATTAGTTTAATTGAACATAATGTTATTTATAAAATTATTGAAGATTGTCAAAGTTTACTTGATGGCCAAAAAGCACCAATTTATGAAGAACGCAAAATTGCCCAAGCTCACATCATCAAAGTCTTTTACTATTCAAAAGTAGGTAAAATTGCTGGGTGTTTAGTTGATTCAGGTGCCGTTAAGGCTAATAGTAAGGTTAAAGTCTACCGGAAGGGTATTTTAATCCATGATGGTGTAATAGAAAGCTTACGCCGTGAATTAAACGATGTTAAAGAAGTTATTAAAGGTAAAGACTTTGGTACCCACATAAAAAACTTTGACGATATAGCTGAAGATGATGTCTTAGAATTCTTTGAAGATGTAAGAATTAATTAA
- a CDS encoding LSm family protein has translation MDYKKLLTLQFGKIILSAKLTNTFGKTLEVTVDYNDLEKVQAISQEISAYLENQDWFEDNYCLEVLSKGEALEIPLDKLENHLNKNLKIFLSRPFADQSILIAKLLEVTKEQIKLQWNQKGNIRKILINKTQINKIEKYIKF, from the coding sequence ATGGATTATAAAAAATTATTGACCTTACAATTTGGTAAAATTATTTTATCAGCTAAATTAACTAATACTTTTGGTAAAACTTTAGAAGTTACAGTTGATTATAATGATTTAGAAAAAGTGCAAGCAATTTCACAAGAAATTAGCGCTTATTTAGAGAACCAAGATTGATTTGAGGATAATTATTGCCTTGAAGTTTTATCTAAAGGAGAAGCATTAGAAATACCTTTAGATAAACTGGAAAATCATCTTAATAAAAATCTTAAGATCTTTCTTAGTAGGCCATTTGCCGATCAAAGTATTTTAATTGCTAAGTTATTAGAAGTAACTAAAGAACAAATTAAATTGCAATGAAACCAAAAAGGTAACATTCGTAAAATTTTAATTAATAAAACCCAAATTAACAAAATCGAAAAATATATTAAATTTTAA
- the rsgA gene encoding ribosome small subunit-dependent GTPase A — protein sequence MQQYKIFCINAGRYKIVNLDNNETLVLKAAGKLRYLNTSPIVGDNVKISNQMINEILPRRNFLIRPKIANIDQIIICMSILKPDFSSFLLDKYLSILEAKNIRPIIFITKSDLELNSSKIWQQTYQKMGYEVHLINNSLDFDPRIKNIFLNKFSAFMGQSGVGKTTTLNKLTNLNFATQEISKALGRGKHTTRIVQIIKFNQGYLIDTPGFSSVTLDLDKIELAQSFKLFKTLAQTCKFRSCLHLNEASKDCAIKQAVDNNLIPQFRYQNYIKLQNELTLQK from the coding sequence GTGCAACAATATAAAATCTTTTGCATTAATGCGGGAAGATATAAAATTGTAAATTTAGATAATAACGAAACCTTAGTATTAAAAGCAGCTGGAAAATTACGGTATTTAAATACCTCTCCAATAGTGGGAGATAATGTTAAAATTTCAAATCAAATGATTAATGAAATTTTACCTCGTCGGAATTTTTTAATTCGACCTAAAATTGCTAATATTGATCAAATCATTATATGCATGTCAATTTTAAAACCAGATTTTAGCTCATTCTTACTAGATAAATATTTAAGCATCTTAGAAGCTAAAAATATTAGGCCAATTATTTTTATTACAAAAAGTGATCTAGAGTTAAATAGTTCTAAAATATGGCAACAAACATACCAAAAAATGGGTTATGAAGTACATTTAATCAATAATTCTCTTGATTTTGATCCAAGGATTAAAAATATTTTTTTAAATAAATTTAGTGCTTTTATGGGACAAAGTGGTGTTGGCAAAACAACTACCCTTAATAAATTAACTAACCTTAATTTTGCCACCCAAGAAATTTCTAAAGCTTTGGGCCGTGGTAAACACACTACACGGATTGTTCAAATCATTAAATTTAATCAAGGGTATTTAATTGATACACCAGGATTTTCGTCAGTAACATTAGATTTAGATAAAATAGAATTGGCTCAAAGTTTTAAATTGTTTAAAACCTTAGCACAAACTTGTAAGTTTCGAAGTTGCCTTCATCTTAATGAAGCAAGCAAAGATTGTGCTATTAAGCAAGCAGTTGATAATAACTTAATACCGCAATTTAGGTACCAAAATTACATTAAATTACAAAATGAATTAACTTTACAAAAATAG
- a CDS encoding ribulose-phosphate 3-epimerase, whose product MKKYVTPSLLNVDKDQRLSMANILIQNGIKWIHYDIMDGQFVPNTAIFPEEIKQINKEGLKHFKDAHLMVLNPYDYLEILKDNVDIFTFHFESIQNNLDKFKQFLNKNNQELKIGLAIKPDTKVQTILPFLNKLSLVLVMSVEPGKGGQKFIESSIDKIKELRQLRIKHSYDYLIQVDGGINSETGPLCLKAGADAVVAGTFLVVEPTRKRINSILGKFADKE is encoded by the coding sequence ATGAAAAAATATGTAACACCAAGTTTATTAAATGTTGACAAAGATCAAAGATTATCGATGGCTAATATTTTGATTCAAAATGGCATTAAATGAATCCATTATGACATTATGGATGGTCAGTTTGTACCTAATACAGCAATTTTTCCTGAAGAAATTAAACAAATTAACAAAGAAGGTTTAAAACATTTTAAAGATGCACATCTAATGGTTCTAAATCCTTATGATTATCTTGAAATATTAAAAGATAATGTTGATATTTTTACTTTCCATTTTGAATCAATCCAAAATAATTTGGATAAATTTAAACAATTTTTAAATAAAAATAATCAAGAATTAAAAATAGGTTTAGCAATCAAACCAGATACAAAGGTTCAAACTATTTTACCTTTTTTAAATAAACTATCATTAGTCTTAGTTATGTCAGTAGAACCAGGAAAAGGTGGCCAAAAATTCATTGAATCATCAATTGATAAAATTAAAGAACTTCGTCAATTAAGAATTAAACATTCATATGATTATTTAATTCAAGTTGACGGAGGAATCAACTCAGAAACTGGTCCTTTGTGTTTAAAAGCCGGAGCAGATGCTGTGGTTGCAGGTACTTTTTTAGTTGTAGAACCAACAAGAAAACGAATTAACAGTATCTTAGGTAAATTTGCTGATAAAGAATAA
- a CDS encoding adenine phosphoribosyltransferase: MKLETYIKDIPNFPKDGIIFKDVAPLLASPKAFQATIDLMASYLDEIDVVVSPDARGFLFGTAAAYKTAKPFIMVRKPGKLPGQTLSQSYELEYGHNTLEIQANLIKPGQKVAIIDDVLATGGTIDAMVKLVAKQQASVTKIIVLLELKNLKAKKIFDDKIQIHSLIKA, translated from the coding sequence ATGAAATTAGAAACTTACATTAAAGACATTCCAAATTTTCCTAAAGATGGTATCATTTTTAAAGATGTTGCACCATTATTAGCTAGTCCAAAAGCATTTCAAGCCACTATTGACTTGATGGCTAGTTATTTAGATGAGATAGATGTGGTTGTCAGCCCTGATGCTCGAGGTTTTTTATTTGGAACAGCTGCTGCTTATAAAACAGCTAAACCATTTATTATGGTTCGTAAGCCTGGTAAATTACCAGGTCAAACTTTATCTCAAAGCTACGAATTAGAATATGGTCACAACACTTTAGAAATACAAGCAAACTTAATTAAACCAGGTCAAAAGGTTGCAATTATTGATGATGTTTTGGCAACTGGTGGAACTATTGACGCAATGGTTAAACTAGTTGCTAAACAACAAGCCAGTGTAACTAAAATTATTGTTTTACTTGAATTAAAAAACCTTAAAGCAAAAAAAATATTTGATGATAAAATTCAAATTCATTCATTAATCAAAGCATAG
- the gmk gene encoding guanylate kinase, which translates to MMVKKNSKKNPIIILSGPSGVGKGTIERLLFDFEELNLSLSCSATTRKRRPGELDGIHYHFIDVDRFRDLMKRRKFIEFSYHLNNYYGTLNSELKKIHDKNMVPLLEIETNGVKKIINKFEKEEWNSKYNLITIFITPPSVEDLKKRIINRGSESKQTLQNRLKKAEIEIAEAHIFKYQVVNDTPERAANEIKRILYRELGISDKLDN; encoded by the coding sequence ATGATGGTAAAAAAGAATTCGAAGAAAAACCCAATAATTATTTTATCCGGACCAAGCGGAGTTGGAAAAGGAACGATCGAAAGATTGCTTTTTGATTTTGAAGAATTAAACCTTTCGCTCTCATGCTCAGCAACTACCCGTAAGAGACGCCCTGGAGAACTTGATGGAATTCATTACCATTTTATTGATGTTGATCGTTTTCGAGATTTAATGAAACGTCGCAAGTTCATTGAATTCTCATACCACTTAAATAATTATTATGGAACTTTAAATTCTGAACTTAAAAAAATTCATGATAAAAACATGGTTCCATTATTAGAAATTGAAACTAATGGGGTTAAGAAAATTATTAATAAATTTGAAAAAGAAGAATGGAATTCAAAATATAACTTAATTACGATTTTTATTACCCCTCCTTCGGTAGAAGATTTAAAAAAGCGAATTATTAATAGAGGTTCAGAAAGTAAGCAAACTTTGCAAAACCGCCTCAAAAAAGCTGAAATCGAAATTGCCGAAGCTCATATCTTTAAATACCAAGTTGTCAATGATACACCCGAAAGAGCTGCTAATGAAATTAAACGGATTTTATACCGTGAACTAGGGATTAGTGATAAACTTGATAATTAA
- a CDS encoding NusA N-terminal domain-containing protein translates to MARTKNDNNKQINTKSQKAVFYELLNNYSVTKKLPITDIIKIFESEIQRVINKSYDPDAQIQISIDQENKLAKIINLKGKIVDDLGNLEHESNLETKSHKFMDILLSEIPETKRANFVADSEIEIEFNFDDLDAKAKLVILNGFKQELKQLERLRITKIFSDKIGQKFNAKINTALKHEFDVDILHDGDVFRALLPKKKTHPKKSLNPGSDIQVILENINQEKTASPLEVTMIDPEEVINALKVSIVEIANGDIEIVRYARKFGERTKVAVQANPKKKFEFDIIGSIFGQKAERITKASKLVGESIDVIRWSNNKKEFIKNSISPVKPVDVLVTKDHKKAFAIVKNEELTKAIGKGAVNIELAAKLSGILIEVKSVEQADKLKLPYNRANLETLQKLAVGSKLQEKQLFKTTKPKQTKRSYAAKLLDSKEMKIALNNFDEDLQTYINNTIQKESEQKLAKNTILDKTFNSKEAKNVDIEKLFDTLNKEVKDKDKEHNIATLEDIANELEQWNYVFDPSFAAEDEDFEDESTLIEQETSEQKNQSKQDVKDKKQKSLLEQYKKIKDFKVDSDLVSYGLAKDIDLSDFEDENW, encoded by the coding sequence ATGGCTAGAACAAAAAATGACAATAATAAACAAATTAACACTAAAAGTCAAAAGGCGGTTTTTTATGAACTATTAAACAATTATTCAGTCACTAAAAAATTGCCAATTACAGATATTATTAAAATTTTTGAAAGTGAAATTCAAAGAGTAATTAACAAATCTTATGATCCTGATGCACAAATCCAGATCTCAATTGATCAAGAAAATAAATTAGCCAAGATTATCAACTTAAAAGGTAAAATTGTTGATGATCTTGGAAATTTAGAACATGAGTCAAATTTAGAAACTAAATCACACAAATTCATGGATATACTACTTTCAGAAATTCCTGAAACTAAAAGGGCTAACTTCGTTGCAGACAGCGAAATAGAAATTGAGTTTAATTTTGATGATTTAGACGCAAAAGCAAAACTAGTAATTTTAAATGGTTTTAAACAAGAATTAAAGCAACTTGAAAGATTGCGTATTACTAAGATTTTTAGCGATAAAATTGGACAAAAATTTAATGCTAAAATTAACACAGCACTAAAACATGAATTTGACGTTGATATATTACATGATGGTGACGTATTTAGAGCTTTATTACCAAAGAAAAAAACTCACCCCAAAAAATCACTTAACCCTGGTTCGGATATCCAAGTTATTTTAGAAAATATCAACCAGGAAAAAACTGCTTCGCCTTTAGAAGTAACTATGATTGATCCAGAAGAAGTAATTAATGCTTTAAAAGTTTCAATTGTTGAAATAGCTAATGGTGATATTGAAATAGTTCGTTATGCTCGAAAATTTGGGGAAAGAACTAAAGTAGCTGTTCAAGCTAACCCTAAGAAAAAATTTGAATTTGATATCATTGGATCAATCTTTGGACAAAAAGCAGAAAGAATAACGAAAGCCTCAAAATTAGTTGGTGAATCAATTGATGTAATCCGTTGATCAAATAATAAAAAAGAATTCATTAAAAATTCTATTTCACCTGTTAAACCTGTTGATGTATTAGTTACCAAAGATCATAAAAAAGCTTTTGCAATTGTTAAAAATGAAGAATTAACTAAAGCAATTGGTAAAGGAGCTGTTAATATTGAATTAGCAGCAAAATTGTCAGGAATCTTAATTGAAGTTAAAAGTGTTGAGCAAGCTGATAAGCTTAAACTTCCTTACAATAGAGCAAATTTAGAAACGCTTCAAAAACTAGCTGTAGGAAGTAAATTACAAGAAAAACAATTATTTAAAACTACTAAACCTAAACAAACTAAAAGATCTTATGCAGCTAAATTACTTGATTCTAAAGAAATGAAAATCGCCTTAAATAATTTTGATGAAGACTTGCAAACATATATTAATAATACTATACAAAAAGAATCAGAGCAAAAACTAGCTAAAAATACTATATTAGATAAAACATTTAATTCAAAAGAAGCTAAAAATGTTGATATTGAAAAGTTATTTGATACTTTAAATAAAGAAGTTAAAGATAAAGATAAAGAACATAATATCGCAACCTTAGAAGATATTGCTAATGAATTAGAGCAATGGAACTATGTTTTTGATCCTTCTTTTGCTGCTGAAGATGAAGATTTTGAAGATGAATCAACTCTTATTGAACAAGAAACATCAGAGCAAAAAAACCAATCTAAACAAGATGTAAAAGATAAAAAACAAAAAAGTTTATTAGAACAATACAAAAAAATCAAAGATTTCAAAGTTGATTCAGATTTAGTTAGTTACGGTCTTGCTAAAGATATTGATTTAAGTGATTTTGAAGATGAAAACTGATAA